The following are from one region of the Actinomyces sp. oral taxon 897 genome:
- a CDS encoding serine/threonine-protein kinase: MTHLAAPGTTAPAITGYTWVRALGSGGFADVHLYHQLLPSRDVAIKIVRSPGDQAGVEELRREADALAAVGGHPAVVELHGVGVTDDARPYLLMEYCPVADIGDQVRSRPLAVDQALDMMVQVCGGVEVLHRCGLVHRDIKPGNLMLDAYGRPVLGDFGVAARVGALESGLVDGFSVLWAPPEQQDSQAHAHPTQDVWALAATTWTLLSGRSPFEDPLGDNRPVEVARRVRSGRIRALGRQDAPGLLETVLREAMDLDPLRRTASAVALGEGLQEVQRLMGRPVTPMQLGGGVGAAGAAVLGGGPGAGASGAGEGTRLHAVAAVDADRTRLRTPNFDFQDQAVVPQQDSWSEEPQAQATGPRPQSVPEPGRRLPLRGLVLAVVTAVMAAGVGVAMLTGGGRSVHLAPAGTPADYSDGPQEAVDVLPLPVTGLTGQVEGSEVVWTWTDGVKASSAATAGKPGQSGQSGAHPEARYFVYTATRPGQTDLTERAEKNLARVPAVPGENCVEVQAVAASGRLSPVVRQCVQVP; the protein is encoded by the coding sequence ATGACCCACCTTGCCGCGCCCGGGACCACCGCCCCCGCCATTACCGGATACACCTGGGTGAGGGCGCTGGGCTCCGGGGGGTTCGCCGACGTCCACCTGTACCACCAGCTCCTGCCCTCCCGGGACGTGGCGATCAAGATCGTGCGCAGCCCGGGGGACCAGGCCGGTGTCGAGGAGCTGCGCCGGGAGGCCGACGCCCTGGCCGCCGTGGGTGGTCACCCGGCCGTCGTCGAGCTCCACGGCGTGGGCGTGACCGATGACGCCCGCCCCTACCTGCTCATGGAGTACTGCCCGGTGGCCGACATCGGCGACCAGGTCCGCTCCCGCCCCCTGGCGGTGGACCAGGCCCTGGACATGATGGTCCAGGTCTGCGGGGGCGTGGAGGTGCTGCACCGCTGCGGCCTGGTCCACCGGGACATTAAGCCCGGCAACCTCATGCTGGACGCCTACGGCCGCCCGGTGCTGGGGGACTTCGGGGTGGCCGCGCGGGTCGGGGCCCTGGAGAGCGGCCTGGTGGACGGCTTCTCCGTGCTGTGGGCGCCCCCGGAGCAGCAGGACTCCCAGGCCCACGCCCACCCCACGCAGGACGTGTGGGCGCTGGCGGCCACCACCTGGACCCTGCTCAGCGGGCGCAGCCCCTTTGAGGACCCCCTGGGGGACAACCGGCCCGTGGAGGTGGCCCGCCGGGTGCGTTCGGGGCGGATCCGCGCCCTGGGGCGCCAGGACGCCCCCGGGCTCCTGGAGACGGTCCTGCGTGAGGCGATGGACCTGGACCCGCTGCGGCGCACCGCCTCGGCGGTGGCCCTGGGGGAGGGGCTCCAGGAGGTCCAGCGGCTCATGGGCCGCCCGGTCACCCCCATGCAGCTGGGTGGGGGAGTCGGCGCGGCGGGGGCCGCCGTGCTGGGGGGTGGCCCCGGGGCGGGTGCTTCCGGGGCGGGGGAGGGTACCCGTCTGCACGCGGTGGCCGCGGTCGACGCCGACCGCACCCGCCTGCGCACCCCCAACTTCGACTTCCAGGACCAGGCGGTGGTCCCCCAGCAGGACAGCTGGTCCGAGGAGCCTCAGGCGCAGGCCACGGGCCCGCGTCCCCAGAGCGTGCCGGAGCCGGGGCGGCGCCTGCCCCTGCGGGGCCTGGTCCTGGCGGTGGTGACGGCGGTCATGGCGGCCGGGGTGGGGGTGGCCATGCTGACGGGTGGCGGCAGGTCGGTCCACCTGGCCCCTGCCGGTACCCCGGCGGACTACTCGGACGGGCCGCAGGAGGCCGTGGACGTCCTGCCCCTGCCGGTGACGGGCCTGACCGGGCAGGTCGAGGGCTCCGAGGTGGTGTGGACCTGGACCGACGGGGTCAAGGCGTCGTCGGCCGCCACGGCGGGGAAGCCGGGGCAGTCGGGGCAGTCGGGGGCCCACCCCGAGGCCCGCTACTTCGTGTACACGGCGACCCGGCCCGGTCAGACGGACCTGACGGAGCGGGCCGAGAAGAACCTGGCCCGCGTCCCGGCGGTACCGGGGGAGAACTGCGTGGAGGTGCAGGCGGTAGCGGCCAGCGGCAGGCTCTCCCCGGTAGTGCGCCAGTGCGTCCAGGTGCCCTGA
- a CDS encoding transglutaminase domain-containing protein produces MSPTPPSDSRRREAGAATGAGDGRSTDSRRREAGAATGARSGSGGGATGGGDTAPGRIFRAPARPRPWWRRGRTDQAPLWHLGVLALLTVPTVLLHEPVFGQGAGVRAAGLGAVTGLLVAAAASRWRWDTLSTLAVVLASHLLVGGVAALPTTTLGGVVPTGRTVQLLVVQTVQSWKDLLTLTPPASAYLGPAVMPWVSALLCSLAAGLVTVRLRRPVLGTVPVMVLGALGIAFGPSGRTPAPWPVALWYTGVLGWWAWAAQQRRFASGVDVRVGRTQLGTTTTRATTTRGSLAAVHAGRRTLAALVVLALAGAVCLPATTLLWSTGPRVVGRDVMAPPLDTRQYPSPLAAYRHYETDLKEDVLVRVTGLPDDARLRLGAMDVYDGTTFAMSPAGTHRDDGYVPVGDQMPATRAPQGSTAARLTVSTSGLVGPWLPSLGAPTALAFTGDGAAGQQDGLHLDRWAQALLTTAPAGRRAYELSAQVGPTWSDGQLRDVGAPPPALRDTHVPAGVALLASKVTGTEQTPLGRARAIERYLSQNGFYSDQDTAASRPGHRADRLQRMIEADRLIGDDEQYAALMALMLHSLGVNARVVMGLYPQGRGGDVDLRGHDVHVWVEVEFDGVGWQVFDPTPPRDQTPQTEVTRPRSVPRPQVLQPPEPPDEPVELPPASSERDVAPEEEGGDTLPWGLVAAVGGGLLLLVGPAGGIVLLKALRRRRRRQGPPAAALAGSWDEVVDLATDAGLRVPAHQTRQEAAWALADALGASSGAGAGEHASGGGHGDGAPPGGSGASHAPLGEDAPRPGDAAAPDQRSGSAPVDAPRPAGAPSGAGTGAQESAASQGERADQAGWAPVPRDTDLGPDTPSPPTTAAVPPWDADLEDVPVTVAIARRADTASFGPEAASRQDAAAAWREVDALRRTLRRTARPLTRVRRALTPRSLWVRRALRRAARRSERRRRAPEDHLGLGPTGHTGLGRLLGRVGGRGARNVRRRVLRTLVRSRRKDTP; encoded by the coding sequence ATGAGCCCGACGCCACCGTCCGACTCCCGCAGACGCGAGGCGGGCGCTGCCACGGGCGCCGGGGACGGCCGGAGCACCGACTCCCGCAGACGCGAGGCGGGCGCTGCCACGGGCGCCAGGAGCGGTAGCGGTGGGGGCGCGACGGGCGGCGGGGACACGGCCCCGGGCAGGATCTTCCGGGCCCCGGCCCGTCCCCGCCCCTGGTGGCGTCGGGGACGGACGGACCAGGCGCCCCTGTGGCACCTGGGCGTCCTGGCGCTCCTGACGGTCCCCACCGTCCTGCTGCACGAGCCGGTCTTCGGCCAGGGGGCGGGGGTGCGGGCCGCGGGCCTGGGGGCGGTCACCGGCCTGCTCGTCGCCGCCGCCGCGAGCCGCTGGCGCTGGGACACCCTGTCCACGCTCGCCGTGGTCCTGGCCTCCCACCTGCTGGTGGGCGGGGTCGCGGCCCTGCCCACCACGACCCTGGGCGGGGTGGTCCCCACCGGGCGCACCGTCCAGCTCCTGGTGGTCCAGACCGTCCAGTCCTGGAAGGACCTGCTGACCCTCACGCCCCCGGCCAGCGCCTACCTGGGGCCCGCCGTCATGCCCTGGGTCAGCGCCCTGCTGTGCTCCCTGGCCGCGGGCCTGGTCACCGTGCGCCTGCGTCGGCCGGTGCTCGGCACGGTGCCGGTCATGGTCCTGGGCGCGCTCGGGATCGCGTTCGGCCCCTCGGGGAGGACCCCCGCCCCCTGGCCCGTGGCGCTGTGGTACACGGGGGTCCTGGGGTGGTGGGCGTGGGCCGCCCAGCAGCGCCGATTCGCCTCGGGGGTGGACGTGCGCGTGGGCCGCACCCAGCTGGGGACGACCACCACCAGGGCCACCACCACCCGGGGCTCCCTGGCCGCCGTCCACGCCGGGAGGCGCACGCTCGCCGCCCTGGTGGTCCTGGCCCTGGCGGGGGCGGTGTGCCTGCCCGCCACCACCCTGCTGTGGTCCACCGGGCCGCGCGTGGTGGGCCGCGACGTCATGGCCCCGCCCCTGGACACCCGCCAGTACCCCTCGCCTCTGGCCGCCTACCGCCACTACGAGACGGACCTCAAGGAGGACGTCCTGGTGCGGGTCACCGGCCTGCCCGACGACGCCCGCCTGCGCCTGGGGGCCATGGACGTCTACGACGGGACCACCTTCGCCATGAGCCCGGCGGGTACGCACCGCGACGACGGCTACGTGCCCGTGGGCGACCAGATGCCCGCCACCAGGGCGCCCCAGGGCTCCACGGCGGCCCGGCTGACCGTGTCCACATCCGGGCTCGTCGGGCCGTGGCTGCCCTCGCTCGGGGCCCCCACCGCCCTGGCCTTCACCGGTGACGGCGCGGCCGGGCAGCAGGACGGCCTGCACCTGGACCGCTGGGCGCAGGCCCTGCTGACCACCGCCCCCGCGGGCCGGCGCGCCTACGAGCTGTCGGCACAGGTCGGCCCCACCTGGTCCGACGGCCAGCTCCGGGACGTGGGCGCCCCGCCCCCCGCCCTGCGGGACACCCACGTGCCCGCAGGGGTGGCCCTGCTGGCCTCCAAGGTCACGGGCACCGAGCAGACCCCCCTGGGGCGGGCCCGCGCCATTGAGCGCTACCTGTCCCAGAACGGCTTCTACTCCGACCAGGACACCGCCGCCTCCCGGCCCGGGCACCGCGCCGACCGCCTCCAGCGGATGATCGAGGCGGACCGGCTCATCGGGGACGACGAGCAGTACGCCGCCCTCATGGCCCTCATGCTGCACTCCCTGGGCGTCAACGCCCGCGTCGTCATGGGCCTGTACCCCCAGGGCCGGGGCGGGGACGTGGACCTGCGCGGGCACGACGTGCACGTGTGGGTCGAGGTGGAGTTCGACGGCGTCGGCTGGCAGGTCTTCGACCCCACCCCGCCGCGCGACCAGACCCCCCAGACGGAGGTCACCAGGCCCCGCTCCGTGCCCCGTCCCCAGGTCCTCCAGCCGCCTGAGCCGCCCGACGAGCCGGTGGAGCTGCCGCCGGCGTCCTCGGAGCGGGACGTGGCCCCCGAGGAGGAGGGCGGGGACACCCTCCCCTGGGGCCTGGTGGCCGCGGTGGGTGGCGGCCTCCTGCTCCTGGTGGGGCCCGCCGGCGGGATCGTGCTGCTCAAGGCCCTGCGACGACGCCGACGCCGCCAGGGGCCGCCCGCCGCCGCCCTGGCCGGCTCCTGGGACGAGGTCGTGGACCTGGCCACCGACGCCGGGCTGCGGGTGCCCGCCCACCAGACCCGTCAGGAGGCGGCCTGGGCGCTGGCCGACGCCCTGGGCGCGTCCTCTGGCGCGGGCGCGGGGGAGCATGCCAGCGGGGGCGGGCACGGTGACGGCGCGCCCCCCGGTGGGTCGGGTGCCAGCCACGCGCCCCTCGGCGAGGACGCACCACGCCCCGGGGACGCGGCTGCCCCTGACCAGCGGTCTGGGTCAGCACCAGTGGACGCACCACGCCCCGCGGGCGCGCCCTCCGGGGCGGGCACGGGCGCTCAGGAGAGCGCGGCCAGCCAGGGTGAGCGGGCCGACCAGGCCGGCTGGGCACCCGTACCCCGGGACACCGACCTGGGCCCGGACACGCCCTCGCCTCCCACGACGGCCGCCGTGCCCCCCTGGGACGCCGACCTGGAGGACGTCCCGGTCACGGTGGCGATCGCCCGCCGGGCGGACACCGCCAGCTTCGGGCCGGAGGCTGCCAGCAGGCAGGACGCGGCCGCCGCCTGGCGCGAGGTCGACGCCCTGCGCCGCACCCTGCGCCGCACCGCGCGCCCCCTGACCCGGGTGCGCCGGGCCCTGACCCCGCGCTCGCTGTGGGTCCGCCGTGCCCTGCGCCGCGCGGCCCGCCGCTCTGAGCGCCGCCGTCGCGCCCCCGAGGACCACCTCGGCCTGGGCCCCACCGGGCATACCGGCCTGGGACGTCTGCTGGGCCGGGTAGGTGGCCGGGGCGCCCGGAACGTACGACGTCGCGTACTGCGTACCCTGGTACGCAGCCGCCGGAAGGACACCCCATGA
- a CDS encoding AAA family ATPase, producing MPISTEDATRFAQTFAGLVDGVSVALLDKVPTIRLALTTMLAGGHLLLEDAPGTGKTALARAMAAVISGSHSRIQFTPDLLPSDITGVSMYDQKTGEWGFHAGPVFAQIVLADEINRASPKTQSALLEVMEESQVTVGGTTYPAPCPFMVMATQNPVEQAGTYPLPEAQLDRFLMRTSVGYPSRTAMIEVLDGAASPDRSRLVKPLLSAEQVTALASLAAGNHTDRAVLDYVAALAEATRDDESSLLGVSTRGTIGMVRCARVWAAAQGRNFVLPDDVKALAGPVWVHRVVVDPDAAFSGATAQGVIARALTTVPAPAVGV from the coding sequence ATGCCGATCAGTACCGAGGACGCCACCCGCTTCGCCCAGACCTTCGCCGGGCTGGTCGACGGCGTCTCCGTGGCCCTGCTGGACAAGGTGCCCACCATCCGCCTGGCCCTGACCACCATGCTCGCCGGCGGCCACCTCCTGCTGGAGGACGCCCCCGGGACCGGCAAGACCGCCCTGGCCAGGGCCATGGCGGCCGTCATATCCGGGTCGCACTCGCGGATCCAGTTCACCCCCGACCTGCTGCCCAGCGACATCACCGGGGTGAGCATGTACGACCAGAAGACGGGGGAGTGGGGCTTCCACGCCGGCCCCGTCTTCGCCCAGATCGTGCTGGCCGACGAGATCAACCGCGCCAGCCCCAAGACCCAGTCCGCCCTCCTGGAGGTCATGGAGGAGTCCCAGGTGACGGTGGGGGGCACCACCTACCCGGCCCCGTGCCCCTTCATGGTCATGGCCACCCAGAACCCGGTCGAGCAGGCCGGCACCTACCCGCTGCCCGAGGCCCAGCTGGACCGCTTCCTCATGCGGACCTCGGTGGGCTACCCCTCACGCACCGCCATGATCGAGGTGCTCGACGGCGCCGCCTCCCCCGACCGCTCCCGGCTGGTCAAGCCCCTGCTCAGCGCCGAGCAGGTCACCGCCCTGGCCTCCCTGGCCGCGGGCAACCACACCGACCGGGCGGTCCTGGACTACGTGGCCGCCCTGGCCGAGGCCACCCGGGACGACGAGTCCTCCCTGCTGGGGGTGTCCACCCGCGGCACCATCGGCATGGTGCGCTGCGCCAGGGTCTGGGCCGCCGCCCAGGGACGCAACTTCGTCCTGCCCGACGACGTCAAGGCCCTGGCGGGCCCGGTGTGGGTCCACCGCGTCGTCGTCGACCCCGACGCCGCCTTCTCCGGGGCCACCGCCCAGGGCGTCATCGCCCGGGCGCTGACCACCGTCCCGGCCCCCGCCGTGGGTGTGTGA
- a CDS encoding S8 family serine peptidase, whose translation MPAGPWPRTGYRGIRLLAALGAGVLVLASSLLASPLPPAAADDPGPDPATQPTASDPDQGTGPGQTVPGQAVPGQPTGLGQGALPGGQGSASGQGMVPAAQPTTQPTAQASAPGTECVPGVEHLVNQPPPAVAQLGFSQAWGLSRGGVVVAVVDTGVDASNTHLGDAVLAGTDLLDAGDGRTDSSGHGTAVAGQIAARPVPGSGVVGMAPDSLILPVRVYQDGSSEAVRAGRGPDAARTAEGIRWAVDHGAVIVVVPQSTPSDVEALRSAVDYATAAGALVVASAGNANAQEDTTAVRFPAGYPSVLSVTAVDANGMPSDAVVHGTHVEVAAPGAGVLTTFMGSGDCMLAGATPTTSYATGYVGAAAALVAAAYPQESPADWEYRILATALRPTPSVRSTTLGWGLLAPYDALNLVNDGTTVGPPNPRFPAPVPPAPVLMARPEEVTDTLAPRRHLVLTALGAGAATLVLTVLTVDRLRRRRV comes from the coding sequence GTGCCCGCGGGCCCTTGGCCCCGCACCGGGTACCGGGGGATCCGCCTCCTGGCGGCCCTGGGCGCCGGGGTACTGGTCCTGGCCAGCTCCCTCCTGGCCTCCCCGCTCCCCCCAGCCGCCGCGGACGACCCCGGACCGGACCCCGCCACCCAGCCCACGGCGTCGGACCCCGACCAGGGCACAGGACCGGGGCAGACTGTGCCGGGCCAGGCGGTGCCGGGGCAGCCCACAGGCTTGGGGCAGGGGGCGCTCCCAGGCGGGCAGGGGTCCGCGTCGGGCCAGGGCATGGTACCCGCCGCCCAGCCCACGACCCAGCCCACGGCCCAGGCCAGCGCGCCCGGCACCGAGTGCGTCCCCGGCGTCGAGCACCTGGTCAACCAGCCGCCCCCGGCTGTCGCCCAGCTGGGGTTCTCCCAGGCCTGGGGCCTGTCGCGCGGGGGCGTCGTCGTGGCCGTGGTGGACACCGGGGTGGACGCCTCCAACACTCACCTGGGTGACGCCGTCCTCGCCGGCACCGACCTGCTCGACGCCGGCGATGGGCGCACGGACTCCTCCGGGCACGGCACCGCCGTCGCCGGGCAGATCGCCGCCCGCCCGGTCCCCGGCTCAGGCGTGGTGGGCATGGCCCCCGACTCCCTCATCCTGCCGGTGCGCGTCTACCAGGACGGCTCCTCCGAGGCCGTCAGGGCCGGGCGCGGTCCCGACGCCGCCCGCACCGCCGAGGGCATCCGCTGGGCGGTGGACCACGGCGCGGTCATCGTGGTGGTCCCCCAGTCCACGCCCTCCGACGTCGAGGCGCTGCGCTCGGCGGTGGACTACGCCACGGCGGCAGGGGCCCTGGTGGTGGCCTCGGCCGGCAACGCCAACGCCCAGGAGGACACCACCGCCGTCCGCTTCCCCGCCGGGTACCCGTCCGTCCTGTCCGTGACCGCCGTGGACGCCAACGGCATGCCCTCCGACGCCGTGGTCCACGGCACGCACGTGGAGGTCGCGGCCCCCGGGGCGGGTGTCCTGACCACCTTTATGGGCAGCGGGGACTGCATGCTCGCCGGGGCGACGCCGACGACCTCCTACGCCACCGGCTACGTGGGGGCGGCCGCGGCCCTGGTGGCGGCCGCCTATCCCCAGGAGTCGCCCGCCGACTGGGAGTACCGGATCCTGGCCACCGCCCTGCGGCCCACGCCCTCGGTGCGCTCCACGACCCTGGGGTGGGGCCTCCTCGCCCCGTACGACGCCCTCAACCTTGTCAACGACGGCACCACGGTAGGGCCGCCGAACCCGCGGTTCCCGGCCCCGGTCCCACCGGCCCCCGTCCTCATGGCCCGCCCCGAGGAGGTGACCGACACCCTGGCTCCCCGCCGCCACCTGGTCCTCACGGCCCTGGGTGCCGGGGCCGCCACCCTGGTCCTGACGGTCCTGACCGTGGACCGCCTCCGGCGCAGGCGGGTCTAG
- the eccB gene encoding type VII secretion protein EccB, whose product MASNKDVLEGQRFNRRRLVTAFASGTPGGRELEYRSSLRPLAVGAVVAVVILVVAAVLGRFSPTLPEKWQNSTLVIVKGTGARYYTINGTLRPVTNITSAKLLSQSGSYQTSSVPDSVISGIPRGSQVGLTGVPDDVPAAGSLHSDQWLTCATSQGERTWVASVPQGTTAQDVAVVTNAGDTYVITKGLRHRVSPDASSGVLLALGLESAPRTEVTAAWLNVFERGSDLAPLEVEGSGRVVGGMPAALSSAVVGTVIEVEDNASTRRYLVTGDSRIAPLSPTAEHLLSLGSASTFASNPLSTTIADISGLTVDTAGAGPTDWPATMGSPVPSGSVPCAQLVLGKDGASTRLVSMETGDALRPAAATPTADGAGGGGGAGGGGAGRAGAGGASGAGGNGGAGGSGGTGGAGGAGGKETSLPPVTVQGGSGALVRATSGGSLGVVVLVSDDGTSHGLGEDPTDTLTRLGWSAADVVTVPAAWTDLVPEGTALTAQAAWDTVGAQ is encoded by the coding sequence ATGGCGTCGAACAAGGACGTCCTGGAGGGCCAGCGCTTTAACCGCCGACGCCTGGTCACCGCCTTCGCCTCGGGCACCCCCGGCGGCCGGGAGCTGGAGTACCGTTCCTCCCTGCGCCCCCTGGCGGTGGGGGCCGTGGTCGCCGTGGTCATCCTGGTGGTCGCCGCCGTGCTCGGGCGGTTCTCCCCCACCCTGCCCGAGAAGTGGCAGAACTCCACCCTTGTCATAGTAAAAGGTACGGGAGCACGTTACTACACTATTAACGGCACTCTCCGACCGGTCACCAATATTACCTCCGCCAAGCTCCTGTCCCAGTCAGGCTCCTACCAGACCAGCTCGGTGCCGGACTCGGTGATCAGCGGCATCCCGCGCGGCAGCCAGGTAGGGCTGACCGGTGTGCCCGACGACGTCCCCGCCGCCGGGAGCCTGCACTCCGACCAGTGGCTCACCTGCGCCACGTCCCAGGGCGAGCGCACGTGGGTGGCCAGTGTCCCGCAGGGCACCACCGCCCAGGACGTGGCCGTGGTCACCAACGCCGGGGACACCTACGTCATCACCAAGGGCCTGCGCCACCGCGTCAGCCCCGACGCCAGCTCCGGCGTCCTGCTCGCCCTGGGCCTGGAGTCGGCCCCGCGCACCGAGGTCACCGCCGCCTGGCTGAACGTGTTCGAGCGCGGCTCGGACCTGGCCCCCCTGGAGGTCGAGGGCTCGGGCCGGGTGGTGGGTGGTATGCCGGCGGCGCTGTCCTCCGCCGTGGTGGGCACCGTCATCGAGGTGGAGGACAACGCCTCCACCCGCCGCTACCTGGTCACCGGCGACTCCCGGATCGCGCCCCTGTCCCCCACCGCCGAGCACCTGCTGAGCCTGGGGTCGGCCAGCACGTTCGCCTCCAACCCGCTGAGCACCACCATCGCCGACATCTCCGGCCTCACCGTGGACACCGCCGGTGCCGGCCCCACCGACTGGCCGGCCACCATGGGCAGCCCGGTGCCCTCCGGATCCGTCCCCTGCGCCCAGCTGGTCCTGGGCAAGGACGGCGCCTCCACCCGCCTGGTGTCCATGGAGACCGGCGACGCGCTGCGCCCGGCCGCCGCCACCCCCACCGCGGACGGGGCCGGTGGCGGCGGGGGTGCCGGAGGTGGGGGTGCTGGCAGGGCTGGGGCTGGCGGGGCCAGTGGTGCTGGTGGTAACGGTGGGGCTGGCGGATCTGGTGGGACTGGTGGTGCTGGAGGAGCTGGCGGCAAAGAGACGTCCCTCCCCCCGGTCACCGTCCAGGGCGGCTCGGGGGCACTGGTGCGTGCCACCTCGGGAGGCAGCCTGGGCGTGGTCGTGCTCGTCTCCGACGACGGCACCTCCCACGGGCTGGGGGAGGACCCCACCGACACGCTCACCCGCCTGGGCTGGAGCGCCGCCGACGTCGTGACGGTCCCCGCCGCCTGGACCGACCTGGTCCCCGAGGGAACCGCCCTGACCGCCCAGGCGGCCTGGGACACCGTGGGGGCGCAGTGA
- a CDS encoding DUF58 domain-containing protein: MRPRTLTGRARTVVAAGLRAVPVGRLLAPLAAVTPTGWAVAVVGAAGALTAWGAGWVEAEVVAWCSLAVLVMAVAQVLVRSPHAIALSLPTRRVVAGQTAVGDMTVTNRRSRRSGGGVIELPIGTGAGQFLVPPLGARSQWNEVFSVVTRRRGVIMVGPARAVRADALGLVRRVTVWGRPEPLHVHPRTVHVPFDATGFQADTEGVTTARLSSSDVSFHTLRDYEPGDDRRHVHWPTTARLGRLIVRQYEETRRSHHLVVVDTRRGSWSGDDLETALSAAASLALAGLSRSRTVSLRSSAGWVPTGSPVGMLDALAELDTVDGQPLVDTVLQALAERPGTSVLTVVVSPATSDDEAARLTTLAHPDVVTGILRIRPQAASRRRRAGQGRIVDCPGLEDLPRVLASGGLS, translated from the coding sequence GTGCGGCCGCGTACGCTTACGGGCCGGGCCCGCACGGTGGTGGCCGCGGGCCTGCGGGCCGTGCCCGTGGGACGGCTCCTGGCCCCCCTGGCCGCGGTCACCCCCACCGGCTGGGCCGTGGCCGTCGTGGGTGCGGCTGGGGCCCTGACCGCCTGGGGCGCCGGCTGGGTGGAGGCCGAGGTGGTCGCCTGGTGCTCCCTGGCGGTCCTGGTCATGGCCGTGGCCCAGGTCCTGGTACGCAGCCCGCACGCCATCGCCCTGAGCCTGCCCACCCGGCGCGTGGTCGCCGGGCAGACGGCGGTGGGTGACATGACGGTGACCAACCGGCGCTCCCGGCGCAGCGGCGGGGGTGTCATCGAGCTGCCCATTGGCACCGGTGCCGGGCAGTTCCTGGTACCGCCCTTGGGGGCGCGGTCCCAGTGGAACGAGGTCTTCTCCGTGGTCACCCGGCGCCGCGGGGTCATTATGGTCGGCCCGGCCCGTGCGGTGCGCGCCGACGCCCTGGGCCTGGTGCGCCGGGTCACCGTCTGGGGGCGTCCCGAGCCCCTCCACGTCCACCCCCGCACCGTCCACGTGCCCTTTGACGCCACCGGCTTCCAGGCGGACACCGAGGGCGTGACCACGGCCCGCCTGTCCTCCTCCGACGTCTCCTTCCACACCCTGCGCGACTACGAGCCCGGTGACGACCGCCGCCACGTCCACTGGCCCACGACCGCCCGCCTGGGGCGCCTCATTGTGCGTCAGTACGAGGAGACGCGCCGCTCCCACCACCTGGTGGTGGTGGACACCCGTCGCGGCTCGTGGTCCGGGGACGACCTGGAGACGGCCCTGTCCGCGGCCGCCTCCCTGGCCCTGGCGGGCCTGTCCCGCTCCCGGACGGTGTCCCTGCGCAGCTCGGCGGGGTGGGTGCCCACCGGCTCGCCCGTGGGGATGCTGGACGCCCTGGCCGAGCTCGACACCGTGGACGGCCAGCCCCTGGTGGACACGGTGCTCCAGGCCCTGGCTGAACGGCCCGGGACCTCCGTCCTGACCGTCGTGGTCAGCCCGGCCACCTCCGACGACGAGGCCGCCCGCCTGACCACCCTGGCCCACCCCGACGTGGTCACCGGGATCCTGCGCATACGCCCGCAGGCCGCCTCGCGGCGGCGTCGGGCCGGGCAGGGGCGGATCGTGGACTGCCCCGGCCTGGAGGACCTCCCCCGGGTCCTGGCCTCCGGGGGGCTGTCATGA